Within the Girardinichthys multiradiatus isolate DD_20200921_A chromosome 12, DD_fGirMul_XY1, whole genome shotgun sequence genome, the region CAGTGGTGGCCTCCGAGACCATTATGGTCGAACAGCTCGGCAGGAGTGGCAGCAGGCCTTGCTGTAGTACCAGTGGCTGCACAGGTTCACCTTCAGCGCCAGCAGGCAGTTGGTGGAGGGTCGGTCCTGACAGCTCTCATCTGGAAAACGATGAAGCTACTCATTCAACACCAAGCCCACAGGCTGGAAAAAACATCCTTCTTGTGCTTTTGACACCAAGATGACATGgaaaattactttaatttaattcatttttatttagttcGCTTACATCCATAAACTAGAAAATTACAGCAAAAAAGCAGGAATAACCGAACCTCACAGGCCACTGTTTAAGCTACACCTGTTCAAATCCTTGTTTACACAAATAGCGAATCAACCAATCACAGGACAGCTACTCGGTGCATTTAGTTATCTAGAGGTGGTGAAGTTGCTGAAGTTCAACCTGAGCATCAGACTAAGAAGAAAcaggatttaagtgactttgaacatggttgttggtgccagatggccTGCTCTGAGTGTTTTCTGTACACAACTAAAGACAAGAGGAAAACATCATTAAGCAGCAGCAGTCTGGATGAAAATCCACTGGAGAAGAATGGGTAGACTGGTTTGACATCATAGAAAGGCACCAGCAGCTAAATTAGACACGCGTTATAACCAGGGTATgcagaataccatctctgaacACAACACACTGCTCATGTATAGAACTAATGTTCAGGTAAGCTTAGTCTGATCTCCTGCAGATATCGTGGATACGCTGAACCTGCTTTATTCCACACCTTCACTCCGCAGCCCTCAGGTGTCCTGCTTCCTTACCTGGAGGCTCGGTGGGGCAGGCCTGCAGGGTGCACGTCTGTTTGGCCACTGGTTTGGTGAGGGGGTCGCAACCTCGGACCAGCTCCCTGCCCTGGTAACACTTCACGTCCCTCATCCTCACTCCCACGCCACATGTCTTTGTGCACTAAGGACACACAGAGCCAGACTGCCACTGGATGAGAGGTCCTGTACTGTGTTACTAGGTGTGACACACAgtttacatccatccatccatccatccatccatccatccatctatccatccatccatccatccatggtgtGTCCAAACACTGCATTGGGCACGTTTAACACACCTGGGGTTTGGGTTTGCGTGGCCAAATGGCTCCCTCACACACAGCACAATGATCTGATTAACCAAATTTTAAGTAGGGCAGGGGTGTCCATCTCCAATCCtggagagctactatcctgcaacgtTTGGATGCATCCCTTGTCCAactcacctgaatcaaataaatgacTTGTTACTGTTCCtatgcagagctgaatgactgaatgaagatgagggaattcagccattgGATGCAGGTGTGATGGAGAAGGGATGAgcctaaaagctgcaggatatTAGCTCTCCAGGTCGTGATTTGGGAACCCCTGATGTAGGAGATATGATTCAGATTCAGAGCACCCACTCTGTCCTCTGACAGAAAACTGTAAGTGCAGCAGCAGTAAAGTAACACTGGGTCTAATGGTCAATGAAATGACGTTGAACAGAATCATAGTGTGACATCTTCACATTTGAAGCTGAACATTTAGTGACAACTTCTAAGTTAAAGAGAACGTCCATCTGTCTGTGGCCCACGAAGAGCTTcaggtttggttttattttgttgtttttgtcttttaaacaaaattcaatAACAATTTACAGTGGAACCTTTGCAGATGTTTGccaattttataaatatttaaaaatgtatcagtATCAAAAGTCATAGCAGCCTATTACTAACCACAGCACGTGTTTTCATGTACTTTTTCATGTACTTTTTATAAAGAATTGCTGGTGGAAGAGTACTGCGCAAAGTTgtgacaaaaactgaaaaattagaaataataaatatgaTCCATGATAATAACAGGAGTGATTTAACACTTATGCATTTAcgtacataaaaataataaacaaaatgccaaaaaaagatgaaatgaaagtaaaaatacCTCAGACCAGGGGGTGGTGTACCATTTGAAGCACGGCCTCTCGAAGCACGTGGCTTCGTCTTCAGGCTTCTCGCTGCCTCCACACGCCTCTTCATCAAAGTTCTGGACCTTTCCTCCGCTGACGCCGGCACACAAGACAATCCTGCGCTTCACTCCTCGGCCACATGTTGTGTTGCACTGCAGAGAAAAGTAACTGGGATTCAGAGGGGGGTGGGGCTCCACCATCCTGGTACTTTGTGGTGGCCTCGGTAATTTTTTAATCATGTGAGAGTTTCATGAACTCGTTGACTCGTGAGCTCACCCGCTCCCAGTCTTGGCTCAGCCAGTGTGGAGCGCAGTCCCTCTCTCCACAGGGATGGGTGGCCAGCGGCTTGTTCTCTGGGGGACACTGGTTTTCAGGAACCACGCGGCCCTCCGGAGTCTTACAGTACACATGACGAACCATCCTGCCGTGGCCACACGAGCCTGAGCACTGCAATGGAGGCAGGAGACGCTGGATGACTTTGAAAGCCAATATTAAGTTGCATCAGACTTCGCATCGTGTTTGATAAAAATGTGCACCATCTGGGGTAGACATGCTGAAAGCAGTCACGTTTTGTGGGTGTACTGatgttttaggttttattttggtCCATAAGCAGGTTCAGTTCTGCTGGTTGGTTCTGGTTTGTCTGAGTGCTACTATGTGCagttttgctgtttattttcctgtgttGTTCCTGCCTTGGATGTTGTTTTCTGCACTGCATTAGAATCTTTAAAGTTCTGATTGCTTGAGTTAATCTAATGAACAggttctgtgtgtgtttctatagatctgcttttgtgttttgaatcatcgttctgttgatgacccagtttggaccaagctgTTTGACAGATGGTCAACTTCAAGGTACCCAGGTCCTGTGGTCACAAAACAAGCCCAGATGTggtgtttgtgctgatctgCTGGATGGAGATGTACATCATGGCCAAATATCTCtgcttggtctcatctgtccaaaggaccTTCATCACCCTTCCCAGACTAATGAGCAGCAACAGTAGCGTCTCTAAGGTCAcagctgatgtctttccatcaGTTCAAACTCCTGTTGATCAATGAATCAAGTTATTTGCTCAGCAGCACCTCGTTGCTACGTTCCCTCCTAAACCCAAAGGAAGCAGGAGGTCTTtccagatgtttcttctggtggTTTGATTAGCTGGCCTGGTGAAAATAGCCCAATATATTAAGTAAAGACACATTATTTTCTATCTTCAGTCTTAACAGACTTTCTTCTTCATTGAAGATTTTTTTCTGGTGTGTTTTATTATCATGGTTTCCAAAGGAGATGCAATGCCCATTATTCCCATTTCTGGAAGCTATTTTCCTCTACAAATAAGATGTTGTGGCAAATATAAAATCCTCACAGGGGACGTTGACAGAAAGGAGACAATGTTACCTTTTCGAGCTTAAAGTAAAATAAGACTTTCTAATGAATTATCTTTTACAACATGAAACCATGAGGATAAAGCTGACGTTGTTAGAACTGAAGTGATTCATAGCTTTGGTTTCACCTGAAGGATAAAGATCAGCTGGGGCCAAAACCTACTAAAGCGTTAAATCAGAAGTTAAAAGAAGCTGTTCCTCAGAAGAAACACCAAACAGTCCAGCATTTGTTCAGCAGTAATGCTGAACAAATGTTTCCTGAAGGATCTGAACCATGCTAGTTGGTGTGTAGACCAGCTGGGACAGATGTGCAACATTTTCAGACAAGCTTTAGGCAACACAGTATTGTTAAACACTGGAAGGAAAACAACTTCCAATGtttaacagcaaaacaaaagcatCCTGAAAACTGCTCCAGTAGTAGGTTGAAGAAGGACCCAAATGGAGCCAAAGACCCAGATATAGACACACTCTAGGGCCCTCATGTCCAGCGCTCAAGGGGCAAGAGGAAGAGTCAGCTATGCAGCCACACCTGAAGGTCATTTAAAGAGACAAATTAACCCAACATGCCTGGTTttaaactgtgggaggaagctggagtacccacaCATACATGAGAAGAAGAGCaaactgtgcaaaaaaaaaacctgaggctgcaaggcaacaacGCTAATAAACATGCCACCAtgctttaataatttattataattcaaccagtcagacagaaaacaggaggaaccaaCAGGAAgatcagaaaaagagctgagaAGTCAGATACTGATTAAGGATAGTTGTGCTGATTACACATGAGAATCAGGCAAAGAGGAGTTGGAAAAAGATAGATGAGGACATTTAAAGGCTGGGAATTACAAGGCAGCTGCAAAACAATTTAACACATAGAAATCCACAAAAAACACACTCACAGGGCCCCACTCTGACACAGTCCAGTGGCGTTCGCAGGGCGGTCCAGTAcagtttttaatgtttgctGGTTGGGTCATGGGGTCACATGGTCTGGTCTCATCGGAGCATCGGACATCTCGGGTCACCTGAGCTTTACGGCCACATTTAGCAGGGCACTGGAAACACAGACACTGTCATCCCAAATGTTACCAGCATAAAGCCTTTAACAAGGACATCTACAGGTTAGTGAAAACAAAATTCACTTGAAAattcaaaacaacaaagaaatctGCAGTGATTCATAGTTTTTTAGTAAATCTTTTATATGTTGCTGTACAAGAGCAAATAAAAAGGTTCAATGATAATCAAACCTGATTGGGGAGAGTCCTACCTCTGTCCACTCTGCTACCTCCCACTGTGGGCCGCAAGTGGGGCTCTTACACGCTCGCCTTTCCAATGGTCTCTCCAGGTCAGCCATGGTGCAGAGGTCGCTGTAGACCGAGCTGTCCAGGCCTGGAGACAGCATCTTCCAGCAGCGAACCTGACGAAACTGGAAACCCTCCCCGCAGGTCCGGGAGCACTCGCTCCAGCTGCTCGCCTCCCATCtggaaaaccacattcagaTAAAACTGGTGCACACTGGGAGCTATGTTGGTTTCAGTGCAGGAAGTGGAAAACTCAGGGAGTGTTTTTAAGCTGACGGTACCTCGGCTGACACTCTCTACCAATGCAAAAGTCATGGACCGGTTCTGGTCTGGTCAGAGCATCACAGTACATATCATGGACCTCGACCCCATCGTAACGAACACATGAGACGAAGGACTTGGACACGCCTGGATCAGGATGAAGATGAATGAGAAGGAGGACGAAGgcaacatttatatttatgcaacaacttaaagaaaataatgaaatgttatttcttaaatgttatttattgttACCAACATCTCTTTTTACAAACAGATTCAGTGGATTCTCTTTATCACGCTGCTTACTGGATTAAAACTTTGACCAATAAGAACTGCTAATAACAACATGACACCACCTGaagatattttcattatttcactcatgtattttctgtttgttaaaaTAGATTTGTAATGTCACCTCCATGCCAGTATTAATTAAAAACTATCCCCTGCTGGTTAAATAAAGACTCATTCAAATCTATTTTCTAAACACTGTTATCATAGGCGGCACCAACACATCCAGATGTCTAATTGGTTGGCAAGAGTAAACCCCACTGCTACAGAGAGCCCTAACAAAGCACTGAGTGAAGGTATGGAGGTAATTCTAGTGCAAAAATATTTCTGCGCGTCAAGTTCACCAATGCAAGTGCATTAATCTTTTTGCACCAGAATCACCTCCAAATGAAAGACACAGGCAGGGCAGCcaattaaaaactaaaccaaaaaagTTAGAACTATCTAATAAAAGCTGTGTGgcaatagatagatagatagatagatagatagatagatagatagatagatagatagatagatagatagatagatagatagatagatagatagatagatagatagatagatagatagatagatagatagatagatagatagatagatagatagatagatagatagatagatagatagatagatagatagatagatagatagatagatagatagatagatagatagatagatagatagatagatagatagatagatagatagatagatagatagatagatagatagatagatagatagatagatagatagatagatagatagatagatagatagatagatagatagatagatagatagatagatagatagatagatagatagatagatagatagatagatagatagatagatagatagatagatagatagatagatagatagatagatagatagatagatagatagatagatagatagatggtgGCACAGATGGAAAATAACATTAagaatgataaaaaagaaaggtGGCTTTACGGTGgcatattttctcctattttagcttcccttcattggctccctgttaaatccagaatagaatttaaaattctcctcctcacatataaagcccttaatgatctagctccatcatgcATCAgggatctgattggtccatatgttcctaacagagtacttcgttctcagactgcaggtttactggtggttcctagagtctctagaagtagaatgggaggcagatcctttagttatcaggctcctctcctgtggaaccagctcccagttttagtccgtgaggcagacaccctgtctacttttaaggctaggcttaaaattttcctttttgataaagcttttaGTTAGAgaggcttaggttatcctgagttatctctgtagttatgctgctataggcttaggctgctggaggacataatgaccactttcaccctctctgcTACATTTTCATACTACTTAGCcgtgtctttcagtgtttaaccctatttttctcctagacatggctactgactgaggttttactgtaactaactatgtgctctctttcagactctaaccttgaaaactggctcagagtttatctgttctttctttctagatgaaacgactaaaggagctacatccattaacatttacttttccttcccatagaaagtactcctggatcagtgcttctttgttctctttgtgtctctgctctgttctctcaaacctccagtcggtcgtggcagatggccgctcacactgagcctggttctggttctgctggaggtttcttcctgttaaaagggagtttttcctctccgctgtcgctacatgcatgctcagtatgagggattgctgcaaagtcaatgccagtgactgtccactgtctctacatgctcatccaggaggagtcaatgctgcaagttactgactggatgcaatctgctgggtttccttagacagaaacactttttatccaatttgaataaataattgaatctgaTTGCagtgtttgatagttaggattaatggaatgtatgtacctaacttgaaatctgtatgattcgattgaattgactttgtgaagtgccttgagatgacatgttgtgaattggcgctatataaataaaactgaatcaaaCGGAAttcaaatttacatttaatgcATATGCTGATATTCAAGACATGAAGTGAAACATCTTCTGCTGGTGTAAAGAATCATTCTTGCTTTTAATATAACACGCTTGATTACTGCTGCCCTCCTCTCCTTggataaaaaagtgaaaaataaattaagttgCATGTCTGATCAGTTAAAGCATTAGTTGTGAGGAAGATCTGTTGAAATGTCAGGTTTTAAATACACTGAACCTATTAGAAAACTGTCACTGATACCAAGCGATCCTGAAGGTGTTTAGGAATTACCTATAGAGCAGGTCATGCTGCAGGGCTCCTGAGATGAAAGTTTCCAGCGGTACATATCAGCAGCACTCAGCTTCAGATTCTTCTGGTAGAACCTTTGATTCCCCCTGGTGAACACAGAAACATTCAGGAGCTATGGTGGCATTCATCTCCAACATCAGATCTTCACCAGTTTGTACGCAGATGTAGGAGCAGCACACTGCAGAATCAAGCTGTGCTCAaaaccagaatgtccaaaaatactgtacatttattaaaaatagtaTACTTAGATTCAAAGAAATGTGCTTCAAAATGTTAATGTATAattgtgcataaaaaacaacCACAGACTGTTTACAAGAAGTATAAAAAACATTGCAAACAACAGCAAATTGAGCTTGTTGTCAGCAGTAGTGGTTATAAAGTCCAACAgttgctgggaggaaggacctgAGATTgtgctcctttgtgcacctaggatgcagcagttgTCTTTCACCGgaggagctctccagttctgcaacagcttcatgctaggggtgggagacattgtccatCAGTGAGGTTACTTTATCTAGAGTCCTTCTGCCCTCCACCACCTGCACTGAGTTGAGGGGGCCTTCCTGATAAGCTTATCAAACGGTTCCATTGAAGATGGCTGATACCACCAAATAgattcaaaatcagaatcagaatcagctttattgccaagtttgtacacaaacaaggaatttgactccggtacactttgctctctggttttggttttgtattacagaatatacatatttacaatatgcaaatatacacatatataaataaaaggtgcatttgcaacatctgtatgctgttgttttgtactctattgaatgttcatcagagaaacagcctgggtgaagaaactgtctctgtggcggctggttttagtgaacagtgctcagtagcgccacctgaaggtaaaactctaaatagtttatatgcagggtgtgtggggtctgcagagattttagcagctcttttcctgaccctagacctgtataagtcctggatggagggaaggtcagccctgattattctctctgcattcctgattgttcgttgcagcctggacctgtcctgttttgtggatgatccaaaccacactgagatggatgaagacaggacagactgaatgatggcagtgtagaagatgaccaacagctcctgtggaaggttgaacttcttgagttgcctcaggaagtacagtctctgctggaccttctttcgaacagtgtctatgtgtgaagaccatctcaggtcctcagagatggtggttcctaagaacctgaagtggtccacggccgatacagtgttgttgaggatggtgaggggggtgtatgggggtggtgttctccgaaagtctaccaccatttccacagtcttgagtgggttcagttcaacgtagttctgaccgcaccagtgtaccagccgatccacctgctgtctgtatgcagactcatcaccgtcctggatcagtccaatgacagtggtgtcatctgcaaacttcaggagtttcacggacgagtccaatgaggtgcagtcatttgtgtacagggagaagaggagtggggatagaacacacccctggggggcaccagtacttattgatctggatcgggagaagatgctccccagtctcacctgctgctgtcggtccgtcaggaagctgttgatccaatgacaggtggaggctgggacgttgagctgggtgagcttctggtggaggatgtctggtatgatggtgttgaaggccgagctgaagtctacaaacaggatcctggcgtacgtccctgggtggtcgaggtgttgcaggatgaagtgtagacctaagttaacagcatcatctgccgacctgtttgctcggtaagcaaactgcagggggtccagcagggggcctgtgatgtctttcaggtgcttcaacaccagccgctcaaaggatttcatgaccacagacgtcagggctacaggcctgtagtcatttaatcctaggatggcaggtttcttgggaaccgggatgatggtggatcgtttgaggcaggaggggacctcacatttctccagtgatttgttgaagatccttgtgaagatcggagtgagttgatttgcacaggctttcagacatgatggggagacgttatcaggtcctccagctttctttgtctTCATGCGCTGAAAGTGCACTTCTGGTGCACCCCCTTCAAAACATCTCATTCTCCCTAGAAAGTAGAATCTGTTCTGGCCCATCAGTTGTGAAATCTAAATCTACTACAGCCAGGGAGTTTAGTTTGTGACAAGAAATTGTTTTCAGGCTCTTCCAAACCCCACCGATGTTGTTCTGCTGCATCTagtcctccatcttcttcctgaAGATGTTTTTCCATCCCTTGTCAGTTCCTTCTGCACAGCTCTTAGCTCCTCCCTGTTTCCTGATCTAAAGACTCTCTTCTTCTCCTTGAGGAGAGCCTTTTTTCAGGATTGATTTGGCTTGTTATTGGAGGAACACTGTACCTTCATGAGGGGCACAATGTTGTCCACACAGGAGTTAATGTAGTCAGTGATGCAATCTGTGAGGCTGTCAGTTCTCCCCTTGAACCATaagctgatcacctccatgccattCTGACTTGTTGCAGTAATTAAGAAAAAAGGAAccccaaccaagtactgagtgcatagaaattaaCATACTTTCCAGAAGCCTCTGTTTAAACATCCTTTTTAGTTTATCTTATGTGATATTCTGactttctgagacactgaatgttgggttttcattctctgtaagctataataataaaaatttagaaaaggcatgaaatattttactctctgTAGAGTGATCTAAATAATATAttagtttcattttctgaaatgagtggcaaatattgaacttttccaTGATATTCTAAagtttttagatgtacctgtatgttGAGGTCACACTTTATATACCAGTGTAATATTCAGCCTGTTAGATGGAGTCTCACTGCAGTAGCTGCCCACACCTGACGGTGATTATGATGCTAAATATGCTGAAGATCACCGAGGTCTTCAGCATCAGTTTCTCATCATGGAAGCCACAAACAGAGGAGGGAGCAAATTATGGATTTAGTGCAAGTGGATGCTATCTGTAATTTAATTCTCAATAATATTGCCTTTGCGTGGTTTTCTAATATGACAACAACATCTATAACAACATTCCTACAGTCCTTGTAATGAGATGAAAACATCCGATTAATCAGAGTTTGCTGTGGACTGCCATATTGTAATatgccatgtattatttttgcaGCAGAAGTAATAACTGTTAATTTTATGTAAATTGTGTGATCCCAGTAAACCACAGAGATTCtactaataattattataacaGGATCACATAGCAGTGCATAGCGTTTCCACTGCCTCCAACCCAACATTGGTTGTTCCTTCCActgggttttttctttaaaaatcacaCACCTTGAGTTTTAACATCTTGTCATATTCCTGGTATTAATTCCTCCTCGCACATTATTGGATTATTCGCTTTTCAAAGTGTCAGTTTTGTCTCTCCTTGTCTGCTCGGCAAGTTTTTTCTCCCTCTCAAAGGaaattgtgtttctgttttcataCCTCCTGGCTGCCGAACAGATGAAACTAAAGTAAATTATTAATGATCCACCCACCTGTCTTCCCTCCTGATGTGGCTGTCTTTACATCAGATGGTTTTTTATCTCCAAATCCACCTGCTTACAGTCTGACCTGACAGATTTACTGTCTTCCGACCTGTCTGATATATAAGCGTATTGACAGCTTTACAGCCTGTCAGTCTttggcttcatcggcttctccCATCTTGTTCTGATGAGTGACATCTGTTTGACCTCACCTGGTTCTGTTGGAACGGCCAGCGACCGTCTGGGCCGTCCTGTTCTGGTTGTCTCCGCTGTCGTTGCCTTTGTGTCCCAGAGCAAACTCCAGCGTCTCGTTTAGATCCAATGGGACCGCCCGCTCCGGGTCACTCAGGCCCACCTCAGGTGAGAACAAGGCATCTCCTTCCGTCAGCAGCTGATTGGTGGAGATGTTGATCAGCAGCTCGTCCGGACTGATCCGTCCATCCAGCAGAACCCTCCAGATGAGGTTCGTGGAATCACGTCCCGGGTCCAGGAGTCCACCATCAGGGGGAGGTTTGACAGTGCTGTGAGTTTGGCTGCTGTTTCCTTTATCTGGACCAGAGTGGAAAATGTGAACTTTATTTTATCACTGATATAGCGTTGATTCAGTATCACAGCAGCTTTGCTTTTATTCATTGTGCTTTTCTGGTATCTGATAGTGTTACGGTCATTTTGCTTCATGATTATAAAAAGTTGGGAGCATATAAAACATCCAAAGACAAAGCAAAGGTATTTACAGTGAATCAGTTAATTAATGTTTTGACTTGGTTTAACATAGTTTCAtctgtaaattatttttatgtttgacccAGGAACATACGGGACACTGAACGAGTAACAAAACAGGTTTACTGTAGTGTTTGGTATAATTGTTCTAAGACGTGAGAGAAAGCTGTAGGCGAGTACAGTTAGTGATGTCTCAACAGGAGATGACTGGAAGATCAAATGGATGCTGGTGTGAAGCTTGAGGTACGTTTTAGGTTATCAGATCCAGGACACCGCATGAAAAGGAGTAACTCAGGGTGAGCTGGTGCCCTTGTGATGTAACTTGATGAGCAGTTCAGCCGCTGGTCTCCACAGGAACAGCAACCATGGAGGAGAATAGTATCATTCCTGACATTTATGGGGCGGAGAGTACAGATGCATAAAATTAAATACTTCAAACAGGTTATTGTGTTTGGGTCAAGAATCAATTTCCTAGGCGCAGGGGTCAAGCACATGACCCATGTGGATTAAAGTCCCGGCCCGGTGACCCTTCCTGGTGTCCTCCACCCTATTTCCTGTCAActcacttttaaaaaaatgtcaaaaataacaaagttAACAAAGAATCAAGCTTTCAATAAATAGAACCaattaaactgatttaaaaacaaagtttctCCAACTAAAATCCGAAGGGGTGAGGTTAGGTTATCAGTGTTCTTGGCGAAGCTCAATTTGTACCCATGTGATGGCAGCATTAATGCAGAAAAGTCCAGCAGGGGTTTTAGAGCTACACTTTGTCTTCAAGAACACATCTTTCTCACAGATGTCTTTGCATTTTTTAgcaagatgattgaaaatcatatTCTAAAGGCCTGGCTGAGCAAGGAGAGGGTACAGC harbors:
- the adamtsl2 gene encoding ADAMTS-like protein 2; protein product: MRVWSWEQFRETGVVLLGFLTLTMSVGNLSTRGLQEEGAASNSLEDQQEVTTYWWGEWAKWTACTRTCGGGVMSQERHCLKQRKKVTAGKDNMTCTGTAKKYHLCNSVDCPASGRSFREEQCWSFNSQRYSGRNYLWKPLYPDDYVHISSNPCDLHCTTTDGQRQLMVMARDGTSCKYSSYRGVCVEGTCEPIGCDGVLFSSNTLDKCGVCQGDGSSCSKVTGNFRRGATTLGYSFITQIPEGSWDIQIIERKKSADVLAVTDQAGNFFFNGAYKLDSPQNFHAAGTIFKYRRPMDVYETGIEYIVAKGPIDQAINILVWNQNGRTPYITYEYTVLRDSLPPVPPPPVYTGSDTSTGEVSVEEDSLTPPNGSVYDQTVPGTQLGTGEADGQKGQETNEVFEEKTAIDCDEDEAGVPVPKLTDKGNSSQTHSTVKPPPDGGLLDPGRDSTNLIWRVLLDGRISPDELLINISTNQLLTEGDALFSPEVGLSDPERAVPLDLNETLEFALGHKGNDSGDNQNRTAQTVAGRSNRTRGNQRFYQKNLKLSAADMYRWKLSSQEPCSMTCSIGVSKSFVSCVRYDGVEVHDMYCDALTRPEPVHDFCIGRECQPRWEASSWSECSRTCGEGFQFRQVRCWKMLSPGLDSSVYSDLCTMADLERPLERRACKSPTCGPQWEVAEWTECPAKCGRKAQVTRDVRCSDETRPCDPMTQPANIKNCTGPPCERHWTVSEWGPCSGSCGHGRMVRHVYCKTPEGRVVPENQCPPENKPLATHPCGERDCAPHWLSQDWERCNTTCGRGVKRRIVLCAGVSGGKVQNFDEEACGGSEKPEDEATCFERPCFKWYTTPWSECTKTCGVGVRMRDVKCYQGRELVRGCDPLTKPVAKQTCTLQACPTEPPDESCQDRPSTNCLLALKVNLCSHWYYSKACCHSCRAVRP